ATCTAGCGGTTGGCGTGGCGCAGGGCGGCGCGGAAACCTGGAGCGATCGCCAGCTGTATTGCTTGCAAGCCAGCGTGGGCGCACCGCCGGATATTCTCGGGCCGCTGGGCCAGAACTGGGGATTGCCGCCAATGGATCCGCAGGTGATGCAGGCGCGCGCCTACGAGCCGTGGATAGCGCTGCTGCGTGCCAACATGCACGACTGTGGCGCGTTGCGTATCGATCACGTGATGGCGCTGCTGCGCCTGTGGTGGATTCCGCAGGGCGAAAGTGCTGCCGAAGGCGCCTACGTGCACTATCCCATCGACGATCTGCTCGCCATTTTGGCGCTGGAGAGCCAGCGTCACCAGTGCATGGTGATTGGTGAAGACTTGGGAACGGTGCCACAGGCGATCGTCGGCAAACTGCAGCAGGCGGGCGTCTACTCCTACAAAGTGCTCTACTTTGAACAGACGTCAAAAACGGCATTTCGCTCGCCATCGCACTGGCCACGTCAGGCCATGGCGGTGGCCACCACGCACGATATGCCGACGCTGCGCGGCTGGTGGCAAAGTGACGATCTACGCCTGGGCAGCGAGCTTGGGCTGTATCCCGATAAACAGATTCTGGCCGGCCTCAACAAGGCGCGTCTAGCCGCACGTCGCGCGCTGTTCAGCAGCCTGCAACGCAGCGGATGTCTGGCAGCACAGCGCGAGCCGCAGGTGATGAATCGGGCGTTAAGTGAAGCGATGCAGCGCTATCTGGCTGACAGCCACAGCGCGCTGTTGGGCCTGCAGCCCGAGGATTGGCTGGATATGGCCGCCCCGGTGAATATTCCCGGCACCACCACGCACTACCCCAACTGGCGGCGCAAGCTCAGCGCCTCGCTGGAGGAGATGTTTGCTGACCCGCAGATTAACGCGTTGCTGGCAGATATCGATCGTCGGCGAAAGCGGGTTTAATTTTTGTATTGATTCGAGCCTCGGTCCGTGCTGGCTGACCGTGCTGGCTGTCCCCCTCCTCGGTCCTCCCCCATAAATGGAGGAGGAAGATGCTGCTATATGTGAGTTCTGAAGCTGCATGTGGCAGCGTCTCCTTCCCCCGCAAGCGGGGGAAGGCCGGGATGGGGGACAGCCAGCACACACCAGGCAAAAAAAAGGTGCGCCGCAGCGCACCAGATGGAACAAATCAGCACTGTCGGGGTGCTTCACCCCTTGCCTTTAACACTGCTGACAAAAACTTTCCTCGCGGAGGTGGAGCCTAAACGCTCGGCCTCATCCAGCAGTTTCAACGCTTTATCAATGTTGCCCTGATCGACGGCCTGCCGGATGTTCTGATTAAAATAGCCTTCGGTATCGGTCATGATCGGCTCACGTTTGGCTTCAGGTGCAGCGGCTGCATGGTACACCGCAGGCGCCACCGGCTGGGTATTGCCGACCGTCACCGGCGCGGGGCCCGATGAACCAAACAGCGGCCCGACTAAAATCGACGAGCCTGCGCTGGTTTTCACTTTGAGCTTAAGCGTGCCTGCGCGGCTATGACGGGCAATGGGATCGGGAATATCCGGCACTGCATGGCCGGTGCCTTTGGCATACGCCTTCGCCGGATCCATCAAAGTGGTGGTTTCAATCAGATCTTTCTCGGTGGTGAATACCAGCAGATAGATCTTTTGCTGTCCAAGTGCAGGCGTCAGCTTCATTACGCCTTCAAGACGATCGGCTGCCATCACGCCCGGTTGTTGATAGGTAAAAAAGCGCGCCGGAAACCAGGCCGCCGGGCGCATGTTCTCATCCAGTACCAGCACATTCGGCGCAAACACCTGATTCTGATGCACTTCGCTGCTCAGCGTAATGGTGAGTTCACCGATGTTTGCCGGCAGGCTGTAGGCCGCGACCGAACCCGTTACGCCCGCAGCGTTGAGGTTGGCGCCATTTTCCGCCAACGTGCTAACCTGGGTGCGCGACGTATCGACCGGCAACCAGCTTAGCGTCTGCAGGCTGGCGGGCGGAATGGTAGGTGCAGCGGAGAGATCCTGTGGCACCAGATTCACCTCGGCGAAGGCCGGTAAACTCTGGCCAGCCAGCAGCGCCGCACTTAGGCACAGCGCAAAAACCGTTTTTTTCATTTTCATTGTGCTACCTCAAAAAGCTGTCAGGCAGCGGCGCGAACCAGGCAATGGCGCGCCGCGCCGAAAAGAGATGGTCTCAGTCAGGTCATCAGCGGGAGCTTTACCACCAAATCTCCATCTGCGCACCGAACGTCCACTCATCGTTGTTGCCACGGCTGTTGGTTAAGATGCCGTTGCCGCTGCTGTCGTTAGACGCAAATGAGGTCAAATCACCTGCGCTGTCTTTGCTATAGCCCCACTTCTCATCCCACTTGGCGTAAGTGGCGAACAAACGCAGTGCCGGGCGCGACCAGATGCTGTCGCCGGCCTGCCACTGCTGCGCCAGCGTCACTTTGTATTGGCCATTGCGCTCGCTAACCTGCTGTGACTTCACGTTGTCGTAGCCCACTTCCAGCAGGGTGCTCATGATCGGCGTCCATTTGTACATTGGGCGCACGCCCACGGTGTACCACTCGGTCCCGCGGTTGTTGTCGAGGTCGGTATTCTGGTACATGGCGACATACATCAGATCCCAGCGATCGGCGAGATTGATCGCACCGTGATCGAGCACGCGGTACATGCTGCCGCTGTTGTTGATGTTGGTGCCCTGCGGCAACCCTTTGCCCTGCGAGGTCAACGCATCGGTGGCGTATTGCAGCACGAATTTGTTGTAGCCCTTCATCATGCTTTGGGTATGTTCTGCGGTGAACATCCAGCCATCTTTGGAGGCATTGTCCTCAAGGCGATAGCCGTCACGCGCATTGGCACGGCCATAATCTACGCCCAGTTCCAGCACGCCGTTCGGGTTGGTTTCAAGCCCGGCCAGGCGCACGTCAAACACGTCGTTCGCCGTGCTGGTGGCGTAGTCGCGGATCTGATCGCTGGAGAAAGTGTAAGAACCACCCGCTTCAGAGGAGCGCGTGGCGGCGAATGAGAGCTTACCGAAGCCGAGATCAACATCTTCAAGACCGGCACCTGGACCGGAGATATCCCAGTAGTAGAAGTCGATCATGTGGACGTCATGACGCTGATAGAAACGCTTACCGGCCCAGATGGTGGAGCCAGGCAGGGCTTCAATCAGATTTTTACCTTTCACGTTGGCTTCACGAAATGCCGGAGAAGTCGCTTCCCAGTCATTTTGTTGAGAAACCGAATAGGCGACGTTGGTATCGAAATAGAAGCTTTTATCGCCCTCTTTCCACACTTCCTGGCCCAGTTTCAGTTCAGCGTAGGTTTCACACTCGTTGCCCAGACGGTATTTACTTTGAGCACCGGTGGCTTGAAAACATTGCTGTTCCCCGCCGCTGCCGGTCCAGCCGATGCCGGAACGGGCATAGCCGGTAAAATCGACTGCCATCGACGGGGCAGAGAGCGTACCCGCCGCGATAGCAACCGCGAGAGGGAGTTTGCGCAGAGTTAACATTTTCTATCTCCTGAGGTCATTGCTTTTATTGTTTTGCAGGGCTAAACACCGGGCTCCTGATGCAACCTGCGACAGGCGCTGCCATCTTCACGGAAAAGATGGCAACGCTCTGGCGGCAGGCCGATACCCATCAGGGCGCCCTCTTCTACCAGCACGACGTCCTCCTGGCGGTACACCAGGCTTTGACGAATAGCGGGAATCTGGATGTGAATTTGCGTTTCGTGACCCAACTGCTCGACCACCGTCACCTCACCTTCAAGGGTGACATCGGCAATATCGCTGGAGAGCAGATGCTCGGGCCGGATGCCTAACGACATGTTGCTGCCCACCTGCACGCCAGCGCTGTCGACCGGCAGCCACACCAGCTGGGTGTTGGGTAAGCGCACCTGAACCTGATCGATGGCGGTGGCGGTGACTTTTACGGGTAAGAAATTCATGCGTGGCGAGCCGATAAAACCGGCGACGAAACGATTGGCGGGATAGTGATAAAGCTCGAGCGGCTTGCCGACCTGCGCAACGTGTCCGCCATCCAGCACCACGATCTTATCGGCCAGCGTCATCGCTTCGGTTTGATCGTGGGTGACGTAAATCATGGTGCGCTTCAGGCGCTTATGCAGGCGCGAGATCTCAATCCGCATCTGCACACGCAGTGCCGCATCGAGGTTGGAGAGCGGCTCATCCAATAAAAACACGCGCGGTTCCGCCACCAGCGTACGGCCAATCGCCACGCGCTGGCGCTGCCCCCCGGAAAGCGCTTTAGGACGTCGCTCCA
The nucleotide sequence above comes from Pantoea nemavictus. Encoded proteins:
- the malK gene encoding maltose/maltodextrin ABC transporter ATP-binding protein MalK, which encodes MSSVTLRSVSKVWGETEVSKNISLEIAEGEFVVFVGPSGCGKSTLLRMIAGLETITSGDLFIGDKRMNEVPPAERGIGMVFQSYALYPHLSVAENMSFGLKLAGTRKAEIQQRVNQVAEVLQLAHLLERRPKALSGGQRQRVAIGRTLVAEPRVFLLDEPLSNLDAALRVQMRIEISRLHKRLKRTMIYVTHDQTEAMTLADKIVVLDGGHVAQVGKPLELYHYPANRFVAGFIGSPRMNFLPVKVTATAIDQVQVRLPNTQLVWLPVDSAGVQVGSNMSLGIRPEHLLSSDIADVTLEGEVTVVEQLGHETQIHIQIPAIRQSLVYRQEDVVLVEEGALMGIGLPPERCHLFREDGSACRRLHQEPGV
- a CDS encoding maltoporin; its protein translation is MLTLRKLPLAVAIAAGTLSAPSMAVDFTGYARSGIGWTGSGGEQQCFQATGAQSKYRLGNECETYAELKLGQEVWKEGDKSFYFDTNVAYSVSQQNDWEATSPAFREANVKGKNLIEALPGSTIWAGKRFYQRHDVHMIDFYYWDISGPGAGLEDVDLGFGKLSFAATRSSEAGGSYTFSSDQIRDYATSTANDVFDVRLAGLETNPNGVLELGVDYGRANARDGYRLEDNASKDGWMFTAEHTQSMMKGYNKFVLQYATDALTSQGKGLPQGTNINNSGSMYRVLDHGAINLADRWDLMYVAMYQNTDLDNNRGTEWYTVGVRPMYKWTPIMSTLLEVGYDNVKSQQVSERNGQYKVTLAQQWQAGDSIWSRPALRLFATYAKWDEKWGYSKDSAGDLTSFASNDSSGNGILTNSRGNNDEWTFGAQMEIWW
- the malM gene encoding maltose operon protein MalM, which produces MKMKKTVFALCLSAALLAGQSLPAFAEVNLVPQDLSAAPTIPPASLQTLSWLPVDTSRTQVSTLAENGANLNAAGVTGSVAAYSLPANIGELTITLSSEVHQNQVFAPNVLVLDENMRPAAWFPARFFTYQQPGVMAADRLEGVMKLTPALGQQKIYLLVFTTEKDLIETTTLMDPAKAYAKGTGHAVPDIPDPIARHSRAGTLKLKVKTSAGSSILVGPLFGSSGPAPVTVGNTQPVAPAVYHAAAAPEAKREPIMTDTEGYFNQNIRQAVDQGNIDKALKLLDEAERLGSTSARKVFVSSVKGKG